The Carbonactinospora thermoautotrophica nucleotide sequence CCCGCTCGTCCGCGCCCCTTCCGGGCGTTCGCTCGCGGACATGGTGTTCGCGAACGCCGAGGAGGCGCCGGACGAGGTCGTCCTGAACCGCAAGGCCGGCGGGCGGTGGCACGACGTCACCGCGGCGCGCTTCCGGGACGAGGTGGTGGCGTTGGCCAAGGGCCTGGTCGCGAGCGGGGTCGGCCTCGGCGACCGGGTGGGACTGCTGTCCCGCAACCGGTACGAGTGGACGCTGTTCGACTACGCGCTCTGGGCGGTCGGCGCGATCCCCGTGCCGATCTACGCCACCTCCTCGGCCGAGCAGATCCGCTGGATCCTCGCTGACGCCGGGGCGGTCGCCTGCGTGGTGGAGAGCGAGGAGCACGAGCGTGCCGCCGCCGCCCGCCCCGACCTGCTGATCTGGCGGCTCGACGCCGGCGCGGTGGACGCGCTCGTGGCCGCCGGGCGCGGCGTCGACACAGCAGAGGTCCACCGCCGGCGGGCCGCGGTGACCCCCGCCGACCCCGCCACGATCATCTACACCTCCGGGACCACCGGCCGCCCCAAGGGGTGCGTGCTCACCCACGGCAACTTCTACGCCGAGGTCGACAACGCGGTCGAGCTGCTCTACCCGGTGTTCCGCAGCGTGTCGAAGGACCCCGCGGCCACCTTGTTGTTCCTGCCGCTCGCGCACGTGTTCGGCCGCATGGTGCAGGTCGCGTGCGTCCGCGCCCGGGTGCGCATGGGCCACGCGCCCAGCCTCAAGCAGCAGGACCTGCTGCCCGACCTGGCCACGTTCCGCCCCACCTTTGTCCTCGGCGTGCCGTACCTGTTCGAGAAGGTGTTCAACGTCGCGCGGGCGACCGCGGAGCGGATGGGCCGGGAGTCCTCCTTCGACCGCGCGGTCGAGATCGCCGTCCGGTACGGGGAGGCACTGGAGCGCCAGGCCCACGGCGGGCCGGGGCTTCGGCTGCGCCTGGCGCACCGGCTGTACGACAAGCTCGTCTACGCCCGCATCCGCGCCGCCTTCGGCGGCAAGGTCAGGTACGCCATCTCCGGCGGCTCCCCGCTCGGCCGGCGCCTGGCCCTGTTCTACGCGGGCGCCGGCATCGTCGTCTACGAGGGCTACGGGCTCACCGAGACCACGGCCGCCGCCACCGTGAACCCGCCGCTGGCCCCCCGCTTCGGCACCGTCGGGCGACCCCTGCCCGGCACCGCCGTCCGGATCGCCGACGACGGCGAGATCTGGATCAAAGGCGGGCAGGTCTTCGCTGGGTACTGGAACGACGAGACCACTACCGGGGAGGTACTGCACGACGGGTGGTTCGCCACCGGCGACGTCGGCCAGCTGGACGACGACGGCTACCTCACGATCACCGGACGTAAGAAGGAACTGCTCGTCACCAGCGGCGGCAAGAATGTCGCGCCCGCGGTGCTGGAGGACCGCGTCCGCGCCCACCCCCTGGTCAGCCAGTGCCTGGTCGTCGGGGACCAGCGCCCGTACGTCGCCGCCCTGATCACCCTGGACGCGGAGGCTGTGCGGCACTGGCTGACGCAGCGGGGGCGACCCGCCGACACCCCGCTCGCCGACCTCGTCGACGACCCCGACCTGCTCGCCGAGCTCCAGCAGGCGGTCGACGAGGCCAACGCCGCGGTCTCCCGCGCCGAGTCCATCCGCAGGTTCCGGGTGCTGCCGGTCGACTTCACCGAGGACGCCGGGTTCCTCACCCCCTCGCTCAAGCCCAAGCGGGAGGTGATCGGTGAGGCGTTCCGCGCCGAGATCGAGAGCCTCTACTCCGGGTAGCGGCAGTCCGGCCCGGCGGCCTGCTCAGCAGAGGCGGAAGAGGCCGGCGTGGTGGCGGGCGAACTCGGCGAAGTCGCGGGGTTCGCGGCCGGTCAGCGCCTGAACCGTGCCGGTGGTCGGCTCGGCGAGGCCCTCGCGCAGCAGACCGCACAGGGCCACCAGGTCATCCGCCAGCCACTCGGGCATGCCGGCCTGGACCAGCCTCTGCCACGCCGCCTCGTCCGGCAGGTCGACGAACGTGATCGTGCGGCCGGCCGCGGCGGACAGCCGCTCGGCGACGTCGTGGTAGGTGATCGCCTCGGGCCCGGTGAGCAGATAGGTCTTGCCGTCGTGCCCGTCCGTGGTGAGGACGGCGGCGGCGACCGCCGCGACGTCCCGCGGGTCGATCATCGCGATCCGGGCCTTGCCCACGGGCAGGAAGAACCGGCTGGCCTGGGTGATCGTCTCGCGGAAAGCCAGCACGTTCGACATGAGGTGGCTGGCCTGGAGGACCACGGCCGGGATCCCCGAACCGCGCAGGTGCCGCTCGATCCGGCCGTGCCAGTCGAACAGGCCGACCGGCGAGCCGACCTCGGCGCCCACCGTGGACAGCATGACGAGCCGCCGTACCCCGGCCGCCGCGTCGATCACATTCGTCTCGTACTCGACCTTGTAGAGGCTGTCGCCGGATGTCAGGAAGACACGCTCGACACCGGCCAGGGCACGGCGAACCGACTCCGGCTCGGCGAAGTCCCCGACCGCCAGCTCGACCCCCCGGCCGAGGACGGCGGCCGCCCGGTCCGGATCCCGCACGAAGGCGCGCACCGGCACCCCGCACGCCCGCAGCTCCTGGACCACCCGCGACCCCACCTTCCCGGTCGCACCGGTCACCAGCACCGTCGTCATCGTCAGCCTTTCGTCTCTCATCCGGCGCTCCCGGCCGGTAGGCGGTGATCAGCCATGCGGACGAGCCGGACAGCGTGTCCTCGCCGATGTCATGGGTCGCCGGGGGCGGCGAGCGCCGTGTCGAACGCCTGCGGTTCCAACGGCACCTTCCAACCAACGGCACCTGGGTGTCGGCCTGTTCGCCCCCGCTGTTCGCCAGCCCTTCGGTGTGGGCGTGTCGGCGGGCCGAGACGCGCGGCTCGCCGCACCGACGCCGCGACCTGCCCCACGGATGGGCTGTCGAGCCGGGGAAGGCGCGCGGGATCCGGATCTGGTAGCGGTGCGTCTGGTGAAATTTTCACTGTTTATACCCTACTTGGGAGTGAAACTCAGAACTCAGCCCCAAACGGCAGGCCAGGGCAATGGCCGCCCAGCCGAACCGGACGACCCCGCCTCGCCGACCGGGCGGCAGGAGATCACGCGCGGAGGGCGCGGGCTCAGTGACCGACCAGGGTGAGTTCGAAGGAGTACAGCGAGGCCCGGTAGACGTGGTCGCCGTACTCCACGGCGCGGCCGTTGTCCGCGTACGTGGTGCGCTTCATGGTGAGCAGCGGCGCGCCCTTGGCCTCGTTCAGCAACCGGGCCTCGGCGGTCCGCGCGGCCCGGGCGCCGATGGTCTGCGAGGCCACCCGCGGGTGGACGCCGGCGGCGCGCAGCAGCTCGTACAGGCCGTGCTCCTCCAGCGCTTCGGTGCTCAGTTCGACCAGGTCGGTGGGCAGGTGGTTGCGCAGCAGGGCCAACGGCTCCCCGCCGGCGTACCGGAGCCGCTCCAGCGCGATGACCGGGGTGCCCTCGGGTACGCCGAGCGCGTGCGCCGCCTGGCCGGAGGCGGGTTCGATCTCGTTGCGCAGCACCTTCGTGGTGGGCCGTTGGTTGCTCTTGGCCAGGTCGTCGTAGAGGCTGGTCAGCTCGATCGACCGCTTGACCCGGGCCTGCACCACCTGGGTGCCGACCCCGCGCTTGCGGACCAGCAGCCCCTTGTCGACCAGGTACTGGATCGCCCGGCGCATCGTGGGGCGGGAGAGCCCGAGTTGGTCCGCGAGCTGGATCTCGTTCTCCAGCCGGGTGCCGTGGGGCAGCTCGCCCGACTCGATCGCCTGCTCCAGCGCCTGGGCGACCTGGAAGTACAGCGGTACCGGGCTGGTGCGGTCCACCCGGATGGCTCTGCTGAGCTGGCTCATCGCGTTCCCTCGGGGGCTCTCCACGGGCTCAGTATGGCAGGTGCCCGGGGTGATGATCAGTGTTTCATGCTTAACTCCTGACGTAAGAATGTAAATACAAAGTATTGACACGGTCTATGTCGGCCACTAGACCTGGGTACCACTGCAAGCAAGAGCCAGGGAGAGGACGCGAGATGCGGGTCGGATTCCTCGGTGCAGGCCGGATAGGGGCGTTCCATGCCGAGATCCTCAAAGACCACCCGGACGTGGGGGAGCTGATCATCGGGGACGCTGATCCGCAACGGGCCCGCACTCTGGCGGAGAAGCTCGACGCCACCGCCGCGGACTCGGTCGACGCGGTCTTCGACGCCCGCCCCGACGCCGTGTGCATCGCCGCCGCCACCGCGGCCCACGCCGAGCTGATCCACAAGGCCGCCGACGCCGGGATCCCCACCTTCTGCGAGAAGCCGATCGCGCTCGACGTGGCCGGCACCCTCCAGGTGCTGGAGCACGTGCGGGCCGCCGGCATCCCGCTGCACATCGGCTTCCAGCGCCGCTTCGACGCGGGCTACCGCGCGGCGCGTGAGGCGCTGGCCGCCGGCCAGCTCGGCACCCTGCACCGCGCCCACGTGATCACCGCGGACCCCGCGCCGCCGCACCCGTCGTACGTCCCGACCTCGGGCGGCATCTACCGGGACTGCCACATCCACGACTTCGACATCATCCACTGGGTGACCGGCCGGGACGTGGTCGAGGTCTTCGCCGTGGGCGCCAACCGGGGCGCGGACTTCTTCCGCGACGCCGGGGACGTGGACACCTCGCTGGCGCTGCTGCGCCTGGACGACGACACCCTGGTCACGGTCCAGGGGTCCCGGTACAACGGCGCCGGGTACGACGTGCGCATGGAGCTGGCCGGCACCGAGGCCACGCTCGTGGTCGGCCTGGACGAGCGGGCTCCGCTGCGCTCGGCCGAGCCGGGCGTGAAGTGGCCGTCGCAGCAGCCGTACGTCAACTTCCTGGAGCGGTTCGCGAACGCGTACGTGGCGGAGCTGAACGCGTTCGTGGACATGGCCGCCGGACGGATCCCGAGCCCCTGCACCGGTGAGGAGGCGCTGGAGGCCCTGTACGTGGCCGAGGCGTGCGACCTGTCCCGGCGCGAGGGCCGGCCGGTGCGCGTGGCGGAGGTGCGCGCGTGAAGCTCGACCTCGCTGGTGAGCGCTGCGCGGGCGCCCCGATCGCCCGGCACGAGTCTGAGGAGGTGCGCGCGTGAAACTCGACCGGGTGGCGGGCGCCCCGATCTCCTGGGGCGTGTGCGAGGTCCCCGGCTGGGGCCACCAGCTCACCCCCGACCGGGTGCTGGGCGAGATGCGCGAGCTGGGGATCACGGCCACCGAGTTCGGCCCCGACGGTTTCCTGCCCGACGCGCCCGCCGACAAGGCGGCCAAGCTGGCCGCGTACGGCCTGAGGGCGGTCGGCGGCTTCGTGCCGGTCGTGCTGCACGACCCGGACCGCGACCCGGTCCCGGAGATCGAGCGGACGCTGCAATCCTTCGTCGCGGCCGGGGCGGGCACCCTCGTGCTCGCCGCGGACACCGGCCTGACCGGGTACGACACCCGGCTTGAGCTGGACGAGACCGGCTGGAAGACCCTGCTCGCCAACCTCGACCGCATCGGCGAGGCGGCGGCCCGGCACGGGATCACCGCCACGCTGCACCCGCACGTGGGCACCCTGGTGGAGCGCGGGCCGGAGGTGGAGCGCGTGCTGGAGGGCAGCCGGATCCCGCTCTGCCTGGACACCGGCCACCTGCTCATCGGCGGCACCGACCCGGGCGAGCTGGCGCGCCAGGTGCCCGGCCGGATCGCGCACGCCCACCTCAAGGACGTCGACGCCGGGTACGCCGAGCTGGTGCGGCGGGGGGAGATGACGTACACCGACGCGGTCGCGCGCGGCATGTACCGGCCGCTGGGCTGCGGTGACGTGGACATCGCCGGCATCGTGCACGCGCTGGAGGGCGCCGGCTACCGCGGCTGGTACGTGATGGAGCAGGACACGATCCTCACCGGCGAGCCGGAGCCCGGCACCGGCCCGGTCGACGACGTGCGCCGCAGCGTCGCGTACCTGCGGGGGCTGACGGTGAGCGAGCGCGGCGAGGAGGGCGCGTGACCCAGCGGTTCGACGTGATCACCATGGGGCGGGTCGGCGTGGACGTCTACCCCCAGCAGGTGGGCGTCAGCCTGGTCGACGTGGAGAGCTTCGGCAAGTACCTCGGCGGCAGCGCCACCAACGTGGCCGTGGCCGCCGCCCGGTACGGCCGCAGCGTCGCCCTGATCACCCGCACCGGGGCCGACCCGTTCGGCGAGTACGTGCACAAGGCGCTGCGCGAGTTCGGTGTGGACGACCGGTGGGTGACCCCGGTGCCCGGGCTGCCCACCCCGGTCACGTTCTGCGAGATCTTCCCGCCGGACGACTTCCCGCTGTACTTCTACCGCTACCCCAAGGCGCCCGACCTGGTGATCCACCCGGAGGAGCTGGACTACGACGCGATCCGGGCGGCGCGGGTGTTCTGGGTGACCGGCACCGGCCTGTCGGAGGAGCCGAGCCGCTCGGCCACGCTCGCCGCGCTGGCCAAGCGCGCCAAGTCCGGGATCACCGTGCTGGACCTGGACTACCGGCCCATGTTCTGGCCGTCCCGCGAGGAGGCCGGCCGCTGGGTGCGCGAGGCTCTCGCGCACGTCACCGTGGCCGTGGGCAACCTGGAGGAGGTCGAGACCGCGGTCGGCACCCGCGACCCGCGGGACGCGGCCGAGCGGCTGCTCGCCCTGGGCGTGGACGTGGCCGTCGTCAAGCAGGGGCCCAGGGGCGTGCTGGGCCGGACGCGCGACGGCGAGGTCGAGGTGCCGCCCGTCCCGGTCGAGGTCGTCAACGGCCTGGGCGCGGGCGACGCCTTCGGCGGCGCGCTCTGTCACGGGATGCTCGCCGGCTGGGACCTGGAGTACACGCTGCGCTTCGCCAACGCCGCCGGCGCGATCGTCGCGTCCCGCCTGGCCTGCTCGTCGGCCATGCCCGACCAGGCCGAGGTGGAGGCGCTGCTCGGGGCGTCGGAGACTTTCGAGGACGGCCCGCGCCCGGGCCTGGAGGAGGACGGCATTGCCTGACCTGCGCGATCTCATCGAGGCGCGGGCGTACCGGCCGGAGGCGGTCGCCGAGGCCGCCGCCCGGCGCACCCGGCGCCCGCTGCTGGGCCAGAACGGCCGGCTGTTCGTCATCGCGGCCGACCACCCGGCCCGCGGCGCCCTCGGCGTGGGGGACCGTGCCCTGGCCATGGCGAACCGCTTCGACCTGCTGGAGCGGATCTGCATCGCGCTGTCCCGCCCCGGTGTGGACGGCGTGCTGGGCACCGCCGACCTGATCGAGGACCTGCTGCTGCTCGGCGTGCTCGACGGCAAGGTGGTGATCGGGTCGATGAACCGCGGCGGGCTGGCGGGCGCGGCCTTCGAGCTGGACGACCGGTTCACCGCCTACGACGCGCGGACGCTGCACGCCATGGGGTTCGACGGCGGCAAGATGCTGCTCCGCATCGACCCCGCCGACCCCGGCTCGCTCGCCACGCTGGAGGCCTGCGCGCACGCGGTCAGCGAGCTGGCCGCGCACCGGCTCATGGCGATGGTCGAGCCGTTCATGTCGTACCGGGCGAAGGACGGCCGGGTCCGCAACGACCTGTCGCCGCAGGCCATGATGCGGGCGATCGCCATCGCGTCGGGGCTCGGCAACACCTCCGCCTACACCTGGCTCAAGGTGCCGGTCGTGGCGGACATGGAGCGGGTCATGGAGTCCTCCACGCTGCCTGCGCTGCTGCTCGGCGGCGACCTGGGCCGCGATCCGGACGTGATCTTCAGCCGCTGGCGCAAGGCGCTCCAGTTGCCCACCGTGCGCGGGCTGGTCGCCGGGCGCGCCCTGCTGTACCCGCCGGACGACGACGTGGCCGCCGCCGTGGACACGGCCGTGAGCCTGCTGTGAGCGGAGGGACACCGTGACGGGCAAGTACCACCTGCCTTACCGCAGCACCGCGGACGCGCCGTACTCGGTGGTGATCACCCCCGAGACCGCCGGCTGGACCTACTCGGGCCTGCGCGTCCTGGAACTGCCCGCGGGCGGGCGGCACACCTTCACGACCGGGGAGGAGGAACTGCTCGTGCTGCCGCTCGCCGGCTCCTGCCGGGTCACCTGCGACGGCGAGACCTACCATCTGGAGGGCCGGGCGTCCGTCTTCGACCGGGTCAC carries:
- a CDS encoding AMP-dependent synthetase/ligase, producing MSPGPSPGCTSGDACPVWQREGAGKEQRMREVVEPPLVRAPSGRSLADMVFANAEEAPDEVVLNRKAGGRWHDVTAARFRDEVVALAKGLVASGVGLGDRVGLLSRNRYEWTLFDYALWAVGAIPVPIYATSSAEQIRWILADAGAVACVVESEEHERAAAARPDLLIWRLDAGAVDALVAAGRGVDTAEVHRRRAAVTPADPATIIYTSGTTGRPKGCVLTHGNFYAEVDNAVELLYPVFRSVSKDPAATLLFLPLAHVFGRMVQVACVRARVRMGHAPSLKQQDLLPDLATFRPTFVLGVPYLFEKVFNVARATAERMGRESSFDRAVEIAVRYGEALERQAHGGPGLRLRLAHRLYDKLVYARIRAAFGGKVRYAISGGSPLGRRLALFYAGAGIVVYEGYGLTETTAAATVNPPLAPRFGTVGRPLPGTAVRIADDGEIWIKGGQVFAGYWNDETTTGEVLHDGWFATGDVGQLDDDGYLTITGRKKELLVTSGGKNVAPAVLEDRVRAHPLVSQCLVVGDQRPYVAALITLDAEAVRHWLTQRGRPADTPLADLVDDPDLLAELQQAVDEANAAVSRAESIRRFRVLPVDFTEDAGFLTPSLKPKREVIGEAFRAEIESLYSG
- a CDS encoding SDR family oxidoreductase; the protein is MRDERLTMTTVLVTGATGKVGSRVVQELRACGVPVRAFVRDPDRAAAVLGRGVELAVGDFAEPESVRRALAGVERVFLTSGDSLYKVEYETNVIDAAAGVRRLVMLSTVGAEVGSPVGLFDWHGRIERHLRGSGIPAVVLQASHLMSNVLAFRETITQASRFFLPVGKARIAMIDPRDVAAVAAAVLTTDGHDGKTYLLTGPEAITYHDVAERLSAAAGRTITFVDLPDEAAWQRLVQAGMPEWLADDLVALCGLLREGLAEPTTGTVQALTGREPRDFAEFARHHAGLFRLC
- a CDS encoding GntR family transcriptional regulator, with translation MSQLSRAIRVDRTSPVPLYFQVAQALEQAIESGELPHGTRLENEIQLADQLGLSRPTMRRAIQYLVDKGLLVRKRGVGTQVVQARVKRSIELTSLYDDLAKSNQRPTTKVLRNEIEPASGQAAHALGVPEGTPVIALERLRYAGGEPLALLRNHLPTDLVELSTEALEEHGLYELLRAAGVHPRVASQTIGARAARTAEARLLNEAKGAPLLTMKRTTYADNGRAVEYGDHVYRASLYSFELTLVGH
- a CDS encoding Gfo/Idh/MocA family protein, with product MRVGFLGAGRIGAFHAEILKDHPDVGELIIGDADPQRARTLAEKLDATAADSVDAVFDARPDAVCIAAATAAHAELIHKAADAGIPTFCEKPIALDVAGTLQVLEHVRAAGIPLHIGFQRRFDAGYRAAREALAAGQLGTLHRAHVITADPAPPHPSYVPTSGGIYRDCHIHDFDIIHWVTGRDVVEVFAVGANRGADFFRDAGDVDTSLALLRLDDDTLVTVQGSRYNGAGYDVRMELAGTEATLVVGLDERAPLRSAEPGVKWPSQQPYVNFLERFANAYVAELNAFVDMAAGRIPSPCTGEEALEALYVAEACDLSRREGRPVRVAEVRA
- a CDS encoding sugar phosphate isomerase/epimerase family protein, with translation MKLDRVAGAPISWGVCEVPGWGHQLTPDRVLGEMRELGITATEFGPDGFLPDAPADKAAKLAAYGLRAVGGFVPVVLHDPDRDPVPEIERTLQSFVAAGAGTLVLAADTGLTGYDTRLELDETGWKTLLANLDRIGEAAARHGITATLHPHVGTLVERGPEVERVLEGSRIPLCLDTGHLLIGGTDPGELARQVPGRIAHAHLKDVDAGYAELVRRGEMTYTDAVARGMYRPLGCGDVDIAGIVHALEGAGYRGWYVMEQDTILTGEPEPGTGPVDDVRRSVAYLRGLTVSERGEEGA
- the iolC gene encoding 5-dehydro-2-deoxygluconokinase; the encoded protein is MTQRFDVITMGRVGVDVYPQQVGVSLVDVESFGKYLGGSATNVAVAAARYGRSVALITRTGADPFGEYVHKALREFGVDDRWVTPVPGLPTPVTFCEIFPPDDFPLYFYRYPKAPDLVIHPEELDYDAIRAARVFWVTGTGLSEEPSRSATLAALAKRAKSGITVLDLDYRPMFWPSREEAGRWVREALAHVTVAVGNLEEVETAVGTRDPRDAAERLLALGVDVAVVKQGPRGVLGRTRDGEVEVPPVPVEVVNGLGAGDAFGGALCHGMLAGWDLEYTLRFANAAGAIVASRLACSSAMPDQAEVEALLGASETFEDGPRPGLEEDGIA
- a CDS encoding Cgl0159 family (beta/alpha)8-fold protein, whose product is MRDLIEARAYRPEAVAEAAARRTRRPLLGQNGRLFVIAADHPARGALGVGDRALAMANRFDLLERICIALSRPGVDGVLGTADLIEDLLLLGVLDGKVVIGSMNRGGLAGAAFELDDRFTAYDARTLHAMGFDGGKMLLRIDPADPGSLATLEACAHAVSELAAHRLMAMVEPFMSYRAKDGRVRNDLSPQAMMRAIAIASGLGNTSAYTWLKVPVVADMERVMESSTLPALLLGGDLGRDPDVIFSRWRKALQLPTVRGLVAGRALLYPPDDDVAAAVDTAVSLL